A portion of the Thermosinus carboxydivorans Nor1 genome contains these proteins:
- a CDS encoding Cof-type HAD-IIB family hydrolase, translated as MSIKLIAVDLDDTLLDNSLAVSARAREAIAQAVARGVTVTVATGRMYRSALPYARQLGLDVPLITYNGALIKAALSGEVLLHRPLAEDVARDVLALSRQQGWYIQVYLDDVLYVTELNDRALYYETIAGVKAVPIGDRLYSLPGAPTKLLVMAEPADILRIQEEVQARFGDRLYAVVSKPNYLEMVHPAVNKGAALAFLAEKLGISRDEVMAIGDSYNDLDMLEYAGFGVAMGNASQRVKAVAQAVTRGNDEDGVAEAIEKILGSGLTYFKN; from the coding sequence ATGTCGATTAAACTAATTGCCGTTGATTTGGACGACACGTTGCTGGACAATTCACTGGCCGTATCGGCGCGGGCGCGGGAAGCGATCGCCCAGGCGGTGGCGCGGGGCGTCACCGTGACGGTGGCGACCGGGCGCATGTACCGCTCGGCTTTGCCGTATGCTCGCCAGCTTGGCCTCGATGTGCCGCTTATTACCTATAACGGGGCGCTCATCAAGGCCGCCCTGTCGGGCGAAGTGCTGCTGCACCGCCCGCTGGCGGAAGATGTGGCCCGCGACGTGTTGGCGCTTTCCCGCCAGCAGGGCTGGTACATCCAGGTTTACCTGGATGACGTATTGTATGTGACTGAACTGAATGACCGGGCGCTTTATTATGAAACAATCGCCGGGGTTAAGGCCGTGCCAATCGGGGACAGGCTATACAGCCTACCGGGTGCGCCGACCAAGCTGCTGGTCATGGCTGAACCGGCGGATATCCTGCGCATCCAGGAGGAAGTGCAGGCTCGGTTTGGCGATAGGCTGTATGCAGTGGTGTCCAAGCCCAATTATCTGGAAATGGTTCACCCGGCGGTAAACAAGGGAGCGGCGTTGGCGTTTCTGGCGGAAAAACTGGGCATTAGCCGCGACGAGGTCATGGCCATTGGCGACTCGTACAACGACCTCGACATGCTCGAATATGCCGGGTTCGGCGTGGCCATGGGCAATGCATCCCAGCGCGTCAAGGCCGTGGCCCAGGCGGTTACCCGCGGCAACGACGAAGACGGCGTGGCCGAAGCAATCGAGAAAATACTGGGGTCAGGCTTGAC
- a CDS encoding phage holin family protein produces the protein MSGFLLRIIINAVMLFFVTVELPGIFIDTLGSTLLGAAIVGIANAAIRPLVSLASLPFNTLTLGSLTFITNIFAPLMVVKTLPGVQISSMVASLTGILLMTVCSYTVTKMIHDR, from the coding sequence GTGTCGGGCTTTTTGCTGCGCATTATCATCAACGCGGTGATGCTCTTTTTCGTGACCGTAGAGCTGCCGGGTATTTTTATCGATACCTTAGGCAGCACCTTGCTGGGAGCGGCCATTGTCGGGATTGCCAATGCGGCAATCCGTCCGTTGGTTTCGTTGGCATCGCTGCCGTTTAATACGCTCACGCTGGGGAGTCTGACGTTTATCACCAATATATTTGCGCCGCTAATGGTGGTGAAAACACTGCCCGGCGTGCAAATCTCCAGCATGGTGGCGTCCCTGACCGGGATTTTGCTCATGACGGTGTGTAGTTACACGGTGACGAAAATGATTCACGACCGCTAA
- a CDS encoding methylated-DNA--[protein]-cysteine S-methyltransferase, whose protein sequence is MTKFYNLFITEWGHMAAVWSDCGLWELSFPRPDAAAALADLATGNITEGEAHPLLPELAGQLKLYFRGYPAAFAVPVDWRGYTPFQAAVLRFTAGIAFGEVRTYGEVAKAIGAPKAARAVGGALGRNRTPIIIPCHRVIGADGSLTGFSGGLEMKKALLLLEQVKEV, encoded by the coding sequence ATGACGAAGTTTTATAACCTCTTTATTACGGAGTGGGGCCATATGGCGGCCGTGTGGAGCGATTGCGGCCTGTGGGAGCTCAGTTTTCCGCGGCCGGACGCGGCGGCGGCCCTGGCCGATCTGGCCACTGGCAATATCACGGAAGGAGAGGCTCATCCTTTGCTGCCGGAACTGGCTGGTCAGCTCAAACTGTATTTCCGCGGCTATCCGGCGGCGTTTGCCGTGCCTGTTGACTGGCGGGGCTACACGCCCTTTCAGGCGGCGGTGTTGCGTTTTACGGCCGGCATTGCTTTCGGCGAGGTGCGGACTTATGGTGAAGTGGCCAAAGCCATTGGCGCGCCCAAGGCGGCGCGGGCGGTAGGTGGCGCGTTGGGCCGTAACCGAACACCGATCATCATTCCCTGTCATCGCGTCATTGGCGCCGACGGCAGCCTGACCGGCTTTAGCGGCGGCCTGGAGATGAAAAAAGCGCTGCTGCTGCTTGAGCAAGTGAAGGAAGTGTAG
- a CDS encoding ABC transporter ATP-binding protein — MTAKLIIDDVSKVFSDGKTEVTALSNTSFAVRPNEFITILGPSGCGKSTILKIIAGLEEPSSGRVLLDGREIKGPGADRGMVFQSYTLFPWLTVRQNIEFGLEVAGRPKAERRDIAHHYLEKIGLKGFENAYPQNLSGGMKQRVAIARALANDPEVLLMDEPFGALDAQTRTVMQELLVDVWEESHKTILFVTHDVDEAVFLGDTIYVMTARPGKIKERIEVPLPRPRTFDVKLSPVFLEIKRQVLELIREESWKTANSNL; from the coding sequence ATGACGGCGAAACTGATAATTGACGATGTATCCAAAGTGTTTAGCGATGGCAAAACCGAAGTAACGGCCCTGTCCAACACCAGTTTTGCCGTCCGTCCCAACGAATTTATTACTATCCTGGGCCCGTCAGGTTGCGGCAAGTCAACCATCCTCAAAATTATCGCCGGACTGGAAGAACCGTCTAGCGGCCGAGTACTCTTAGACGGCCGGGAAATTAAGGGGCCGGGCGCCGACCGCGGCATGGTTTTCCAGTCGTATACACTCTTTCCCTGGCTGACGGTCAGGCAAAACATTGAATTCGGCCTGGAAGTGGCCGGTCGGCCCAAGGCCGAGCGGCGCGATATTGCTCACCACTATCTGGAGAAAATCGGTCTCAAAGGTTTTGAAAATGCATATCCGCAAAATCTGTCCGGCGGCATGAAGCAGCGGGTGGCCATCGCCCGGGCATTGGCCAATGATCCCGAGGTCCTGCTCATGGACGAACCGTTTGGCGCGCTGGACGCCCAAACGCGCACCGTAATGCAAGAACTGCTTGTTGACGTGTGGGAAGAGTCGCACAAGACCATCCTGTTTGTTACCCACGACGTGGACGAGGCGGTCTTTTTGGGCGATACCATTTATGTAATGACGGCTCGGCCGGGCAAAATCAAAGAGCGCATCGAAGTGCCGCTGCCACGGCCGCGCACGTTTGACGTTAAACTCAGTCCGGTGTTCTTGGAGATTAAGCGCCAGGTACTCGAACTTATCCGGGAAGAGAGCTGGAAGACGGCCAACAGCAACCTGTAA
- a CDS encoding ABC transporter permease — MILLQKLKLFVPKADIPASVYFSLTVLSFVLLLGAWSVLTYGGFVSPLFLPTPGQIIASAVVLFTEFDLTKDILASVARVTGGFLLAAIIGVPLGILMGSLKVFEAFVEPLLGFLRYMPASAFIPLFILWLGIGESEKVAVIFFGTFFQLTLMVMDVTKNVSQALIDTAYTLGVSKRGVFWRVILPASMPGIVDTLRITFGWAWTYLVVAEIVAASSGLGHMIMQSQRFLKTSHIIVGIIIIGVIGIIIDLAFKWLYNRLFPWLRKGGVA; from the coding sequence GTGATTTTGTTGCAGAAGCTCAAACTCTTTGTTCCAAAAGCTGATATCCCGGCATCGGTCTACTTTTCGCTCACAGTTCTTTCGTTCGTCCTGCTGCTGGGCGCCTGGTCGGTCCTGACTTACGGCGGCTTTGTTTCTCCCCTGTTTTTGCCGACCCCTGGTCAGATTATTGCCAGTGCGGTGGTGCTGTTTACCGAATTTGATCTGACCAAGGACATTCTGGCCAGCGTGGCGCGGGTAACCGGCGGCTTTTTGCTGGCCGCCATTATTGGTGTGCCACTTGGCATCCTCATGGGCAGCCTCAAGGTCTTCGAGGCATTTGTTGAGCCGCTGCTAGGTTTCTTGCGCTACATGCCGGCCTCGGCGTTTATTCCCCTCTTTATCTTGTGGCTCGGTATCGGCGAAAGCGAAAAGGTGGCGGTCATTTTCTTCGGTACTTTCTTCCAGCTCACCCTCATGGTCATGGACGTAACGAAAAACGTGTCGCAGGCGCTGATCGACACGGCGTACACGCTGGGCGTATCCAAACGGGGCGTTTTCTGGCGGGTTATCTTGCCGGCCAGCATGCCGGGTATTGTCGACACTCTGCGGATTACCTTCGGGTGGGCCTGGACGTACCTGGTCGTGGCGGAAATCGTCGCCGCCAGCTCGGGGTTAGGGCATATGATCATGCAGTCCCAGCGCTTCCTGAAAACTTCCCATATCATTGTTGGCATCATCATTATCGGTGTCATCGGCATTATTATCGACCTGGCGTTTAAGTGGCTGTACAACCGGCTGTTCCCCTGGCTGCGCAAAGGAGGTGTCGCCTAA
- a CDS encoding ABC transporter substrate-binding protein: MSKKIVALVLAAVMVAVLVAGCGSGNKPAAQQPAAKEPIKIALPTFTGYGPLLVAKEKGFFKNKGLDVEIQVIDGLGERKQALMANKIQGMATALDVSVTMAGDGVPVKILWAFDTSNGADGILVKNNKGINSVADLKGKEIALPEAATSHFFLLNVLDKAGMSDKDVKIVNMTAGEAGAAFVAGKVDAAVTWEPWLTKGAKADGKVLVSTKDLPGVIVDVVFLREDFVKAHPDQVQAFVAALKEATDFMMTNKDEAYKIIANGFKMKPEEISADMQTLKFYGLQENLAFFGTPDKPGPIYDVTKKAGQFYFDKKKISKVPNPADMIDASFLSKLK, translated from the coding sequence ATGAGCAAAAAAATTGTAGCGCTAGTGCTCGCGGCGGTGATGGTCGCGGTTTTGGTCGCCGGCTGCGGCTCTGGCAATAAACCGGCTGCGCAGCAACCGGCGGCGAAAGAGCCGATTAAAATCGCCCTGCCGACCTTTACCGGCTACGGTCCGCTGCTGGTGGCCAAAGAAAAGGGCTTCTTCAAAAACAAGGGACTGGATGTAGAGATCCAGGTCATCGACGGCCTGGGCGAACGCAAACAGGCGCTGATGGCCAATAAGATTCAAGGTATGGCAACCGCCCTTGACGTTTCTGTTACTATGGCGGGCGACGGTGTGCCGGTCAAAATCTTATGGGCCTTTGACACCTCCAACGGCGCCGACGGCATTTTGGTGAAAAACAATAAAGGCATTAACAGCGTCGCCGACCTGAAAGGCAAGGAGATTGCCCTGCCGGAAGCGGCTACCAGCCATTTCTTCCTGCTCAATGTTCTGGATAAAGCAGGCATGTCTGACAAGGATGTGAAAATCGTCAATATGACGGCCGGCGAAGCCGGCGCCGCCTTCGTGGCTGGCAAAGTCGACGCCGCGGTAACCTGGGAGCCCTGGTTGACCAAAGGCGCCAAGGCGGACGGCAAAGTGCTGGTAAGCACGAAAGATCTGCCTGGTGTCATCGTTGATGTTGTTTTTCTGCGCGAAGACTTCGTGAAAGCCCATCCGGACCAAGTCCAGGCGTTTGTAGCGGCGCTTAAGGAAGCGACCGATTTCATGATGACCAATAAAGACGAGGCCTACAAAATTATCGCCAACGGCTTCAAGATGAAGCCGGAGGAAATCAGTGCCGACATGCAGACCCTCAAGTTCTATGGGCTGCAGGAGAACTTGGCCTTCTTCGGCACCCCGGACAAACCCGGTCCTATTTATGACGTAACCAAAAAAGCCGGTCAGTTCTACTTTGACAAAAAGAAAATAAGTAAGGTGCCGAACCCGGCGGATATGATTGACGCAAGTTTTCTGAGCAAGTTAAAATAG
- the hisC gene encoding histidinol-phosphate transaminase, translating to MTDIHIQPRPVVHQLRAFTPDLPDRTVGELRRLLGLDEVIKLSFNESPYGPSPRVVAALQQAARYVNFYYDPEGRELRDKLAAHYGVGSDYIFLANGADEAITLIAQAYLAPGDEAVIPALTFGTCAFATRLVGAQPVFVPVRQDLAIDLAAMAQAVTPRTKLVYLCNPNNPTGIMIDGSELRRFVAGLPQHIIVLIDEAYAEFVTDPAYLSGMALMPNHANIVTVRTFSKIYGMAALRLGYGIARPELVAMINRVRNPFNVNFLAHVAALAALADTDFHRLVAARNAEQRQRLTEAFTERGWQVCPSQTNFLFADTGQDSAAFCLALARRGIIIRPGHGWQLPSFVRITVGSPEQNDKLLAALRELNGQ from the coding sequence ATGACTGATATTCATATTCAGCCGCGGCCGGTGGTCCATCAGCTGCGGGCCTTTACACCTGACCTGCCTGACCGGACGGTGGGGGAATTGCGCCGGTTGCTTGGCTTGGACGAAGTCATCAAGCTGTCGTTTAACGAAAGTCCTTACGGGCCTTCCCCTCGGGTGGTTGCGGCCCTGCAGCAGGCTGCTCGTTATGTCAACTTTTACTACGACCCGGAAGGCAGGGAGCTAAGAGACAAATTAGCCGCTCACTACGGTGTCGGCAGTGACTATATTTTTCTTGCTAACGGCGCCGACGAGGCGATTACCCTTATTGCCCAGGCCTACCTTGCGCCCGGCGACGAGGCGGTAATCCCGGCGCTTACCTTTGGCACCTGCGCTTTTGCGACCCGTCTGGTCGGGGCCCAGCCCGTGTTTGTCCCGGTACGGCAAGACCTGGCGATTGATTTGGCGGCAATGGCCCAGGCAGTGACGCCGCGGACCAAACTGGTCTACCTGTGCAATCCCAATAATCCTACCGGCATCATGATCGACGGCAGCGAGCTGCGGCGCTTTGTTGCCGGCTTGCCGCAGCACATTATCGTCCTTATTGACGAGGCCTATGCTGAGTTCGTCACCGACCCGGCCTATCTGTCGGGCATGGCTCTCATGCCGAACCATGCCAATATTGTTACTGTCCGCACTTTTTCTAAGATTTACGGTATGGCGGCGCTCCGGCTCGGTTACGGCATCGCCCGGCCCGAGCTGGTGGCCATGATAAATAGGGTGCGCAATCCCTTTAACGTCAACTTTCTGGCCCACGTGGCGGCGTTGGCGGCGCTGGCTGATACGGACTTTCACCGCCTAGTGGCCGCCCGCAATGCCGAGCAGCGCCAGCGGCTGACCGAAGCTTTTACGGAAAGGGGCTGGCAGGTTTGTCCCTCTCAGACCAACTTCTTGTTTGCCGATACCGGGCAGGACAGCGCGGCCTTTTGTCTGGCGCTGGCTCGGCGAGGAATAATTATACGTCCGGGGCATGGCTGGCAGCTGCCGAGTTTTGTCCGCATCACGGTGGGCAGCCCTGAGCAAAACGATAAACTTTTGGCGGCGCTGCGGGAATTAAACGGGCAGTAA
- a CDS encoding alpha-hydroxy-acid oxidizing protein, translating to MDWHTLKAQAREKFRGACRVCPICNGVACAGEVPGMGGLGSGAAFRNNVEALAGFRLNLRTIHNVHTPKLSCRILGLDLSLPVIAAAIGGIAMNMNGAMTEEEYAAAIVAGCRQAGTIGMTGDGPKPEVFEAGLKAMAAGLGPAIPIIKPRDVDKIVELAQRAAAAGAPAFGIDIDAAALINMTNAGQKVGPKTKDELAYIKQHTSIPFIVKGIMTPDEAEACCAAGVDAIVVSNHGGRALDHTPGTAQVLPYIAETVKGRITILVDGGIRSGADILKMLALGADAVLIGRPLAIGAVGGGADGVATVLNKFAGELRAAMVLTGTADVAAVKEDILW from the coding sequence ATGGATTGGCATACGTTGAAAGCACAAGCACGGGAGAAATTCCGCGGCGCCTGCCGCGTCTGCCCGATCTGCAACGGAGTAGCCTGCGCCGGCGAAGTGCCGGGGATGGGCGGATTGGGTTCAGGCGCCGCTTTCCGCAATAATGTGGAGGCGCTGGCCGGTTTCCGCCTTAATTTGCGCACTATCCACAATGTGCATACGCCCAAGCTGTCCTGCCGCATTCTGGGGCTTGACCTGTCGCTGCCAGTCATTGCCGCGGCGATCGGCGGTATCGCCATGAATATGAACGGCGCCATGACGGAGGAAGAGTATGCCGCCGCCATTGTTGCCGGTTGTCGCCAGGCAGGGACCATCGGCATGACTGGTGACGGGCCGAAGCCTGAGGTTTTTGAGGCCGGTCTTAAGGCGATGGCCGCGGGGCTGGGACCGGCTATTCCCATCATCAAGCCACGTGACGTGGACAAAATCGTGGAATTGGCTCAACGGGCCGCGGCGGCCGGGGCGCCGGCGTTTGGCATTGATATTGACGCCGCGGCCTTGATTAATATGACCAACGCCGGACAAAAAGTGGGGCCGAAAACCAAGGACGAGCTAGCGTATATTAAGCAGCATACATCCATTCCGTTTATTGTGAAGGGAATCATGACTCCCGACGAGGCCGAGGCGTGCTGCGCCGCCGGCGTCGATGCCATCGTCGTTTCCAACCACGGCGGCCGGGCCCTTGATCATACGCCCGGTACGGCGCAGGTGCTGCCCTATATCGCCGAAACGGTGAAAGGGAGAATCACGATCCTGGTGGACGGCGGCATCCGCAGTGGCGCCGACATCCTCAAGATGCTGGCCCTGGGAGCTGACGCCGTGCTGATTGGCCGGCCGCTGGCCATTGGCGCCGTGGGCGGCGGCGCGGACGGCGTGGCCACTGTCCTGAATAAATTCGCCGGCGAACTGCGGGCGGCGATGGTCCTCACGGGGACGGCGGACGTCGCGGCGGTGAAGGAAGATATTTTATGGTAA
- a CDS encoding DUF3231 family protein has protein sequence MTLMDKVNSVTRATTQVMFDKEPANYLEAGSMYGIIAQGRYNLAVLSVLYNHAQDRELKELIKEAMSDLTKLTIERCEALMQAGGAAVPTFDWAERRLHDHMDIPADARLTDAEIAATIGTLAKGAQMACLLALHQSYQLEIGIMFRERLDAGLDWNYRLLQLMLKRGWLPHLAKITH, from the coding sequence ATGACACTCATGGACAAAGTAAACTCCGTTACCCGGGCCACCACCCAGGTCATGTTTGACAAAGAGCCTGCCAACTACCTGGAAGCAGGCAGCATGTACGGCATCATCGCGCAGGGCCGGTATAATCTGGCCGTCCTCAGCGTACTGTATAACCACGCCCAGGATCGGGAACTGAAAGAACTCATTAAAGAAGCGATGAGCGACCTGACCAAACTGACTATCGAACGCTGCGAAGCGCTTATGCAGGCAGGCGGCGCCGCTGTTCCCACCTTTGACTGGGCGGAGCGCCGGCTGCACGACCATATGGACATCCCGGCCGACGCCCGCTTAACCGACGCGGAGATCGCCGCCACGATCGGCACGCTGGCCAAAGGGGCTCAGATGGCCTGCTTGTTGGCCCTGCATCAATCCTACCAGTTGGAAATCGGCATTATGTTCCGCGAGCGCCTTGACGCCGGTCTGGACTGGAACTATCGGCTGCTGCAGCTCATGCTGAAACGCGGCTGGCTTCCCCATCTCGCCAAAATCACTCACTAA
- a CDS encoding dihydroorotase yields MAYRYDVLLKNGIVVDYATDREGVADVAIKDGKIAEIAPDIAPTLAQEVIELSGYHVVPGIIDLHTHISAWIGGKFGHKMLAKAGVTTTLDMAGPVDSVLELARDYGVGLNVATIEYVRPGYTVKDTNPSTAELQDLLDRSLKKGAIGLKLLGGHYPLTPEATARAIEVANQNKAYIAFHCGTLNKGSNIEGFHEAIELAQGKALHIAHINSYTRGVIRPWMQEAEEAIAALIANPTIRCESYLSPLNGTSAKCSQGVPESLQTRKCLEAGGFAPTEQGLEEAILSGWAQINMEAGGEVVLATGSEAVAYWRQKGTDTTVSFNVNPPEPRLRLATAKRPDGRFVVDAISTDGGGIPRNVIVEMGLSLVKLKALTLKEFVQKTSYNPARILGLMNKGHFRPGADADITVLDLTRQQAFMAIVNGKVIMVNGYVCGQGSTVITTAAGAAYVQEKGLQSLVVDLAQSAFYGT; encoded by the coding sequence ATGGCTTATCGCTATGACGTACTTTTAAAAAACGGTATAGTTGTTGACTATGCCACCGACCGCGAAGGGGTCGCGGACGTTGCCATCAAGGACGGTAAAATTGCGGAGATTGCGCCGGATATTGCTCCTACTTTGGCCCAGGAAGTCATCGAATTAAGTGGCTATCATGTTGTACCCGGCATCATCGACCTGCATACTCACATATCGGCCTGGATTGGCGGCAAATTTGGCCACAAGATGCTGGCTAAGGCGGGGGTTACGACCACCTTGGATATGGCAGGACCGGTAGACAGTGTCCTCGAGCTGGCCCGCGACTACGGGGTGGGTCTGAATGTCGCCACCATTGAATATGTGCGGCCCGGGTACACGGTGAAGGACACCAATCCCAGCACGGCTGAACTGCAGGACCTGCTGGACAGGTCACTAAAAAAGGGCGCTATTGGCCTTAAACTGCTCGGCGGTCACTACCCGCTGACGCCCGAAGCTACTGCCCGGGCCATCGAAGTAGCCAATCAAAATAAGGCTTATATTGCCTTCCACTGCGGTACTTTGAATAAAGGTTCCAATATTGAAGGGTTTCACGAAGCGATCGAACTGGCGCAAGGCAAGGCGCTGCATATTGCCCATATTAACAGTTACACCCGGGGAGTGATCCGGCCCTGGATGCAGGAAGCAGAAGAAGCGATTGCCGCCTTGATTGCTAACCCCACCATCCGCTGCGAGTCGTATCTTTCGCCGCTCAACGGTACCAGTGCCAAGTGCTCGCAAGGAGTGCCGGAAAGCCTGCAAACCCGGAAATGTCTTGAGGCCGGTGGCTTTGCGCCGACGGAACAAGGACTTGAGGAGGCTATATTGTCCGGCTGGGCCCAAATCAACATGGAAGCGGGCGGCGAAGTGGTGCTGGCTACCGGATCTGAAGCGGTAGCGTACTGGCGGCAAAAAGGGACCGACACCACCGTCAGCTTTAATGTCAACCCGCCTGAGCCGCGGCTGCGGCTGGCCACCGCTAAGCGCCCTGACGGCCGTTTTGTTGTCGACGCCATCAGCACCGACGGCGGCGGCATTCCCCGCAATGTTATTGTGGAAATGGGTTTGTCCCTTGTCAAACTAAAGGCGCTGACGCTGAAAGAGTTTGTCCAGAAAACCAGTTATAACCCGGCCCGTATTTTGGGTCTCATGAACAAAGGGCATTTCCGGCCTGGCGCCGACGCCGACATTACCGTGCTTGACCTGACTAGACAGCAGGCCTTTATGGCCATCGTAAACGGTAAGGTTATTATGGTGAACGGCTATGTTTGCGGGCAAGGCAGCACGGTTATTACCACTGCCGCCGGTGCGGCCTATGTCCAGGAAAAGGGGCTGCAGTCCCTGGTAGTCGACTTGGCGCAAAGCGCTTTTTATGGAACTTAA
- the iadA gene encoding beta-aspartyl-peptidase, whose amino-acid sequence MIRILKNGHVFAPHDMGVKDVLFVGKTVVRIADKIDPCPAYGETEVYDVQGCYVVPGFIDQHVHLIGGGGEGGFATRTPEIMLTDLTTAGITTVIGTLGTDNVTRHMEALLAKARGLEEEGISSWIYSGAYSIPNPTLTGSLRSDIVLIDKVIGGKIAIVDHRSSQPTLQELARLAAEARVGGMLSGKAGVLHLHVGDGKRKLDWLFDIAAQTEIPITQFTPTHLNKNKELLMEGIKFAKAGGMLDITTSSPAVAPQRVQPPEAVKLCIEAGVPLDRITMSSDGNGSMPAFNEKGELIGLIAASPRSTYEALRNIVKTGILPLEDALKFITVNPARSLKLPNKGKIQAGYDADIVVLDKDLYIRHVFAKGRCMVSEYKAVVKGTFEK is encoded by the coding sequence ATGATTAGAATCTTAAAAAACGGGCACGTTTTTGCACCACACGATATGGGTGTTAAAGATGTACTATTCGTTGGCAAAACGGTTGTTCGCATCGCTGATAAGATTGACCCTTGTCCAGCCTATGGAGAGACGGAAGTTTATGATGTCCAGGGCTGTTACGTTGTTCCAGGGTTTATTGACCAGCATGTCCACCTTATTGGCGGGGGAGGGGAAGGGGGGTTTGCTACCAGAACGCCTGAAATTATGTTGACTGACCTGACCACCGCGGGGATTACTACTGTTATTGGCACGTTGGGGACAGATAATGTGACACGGCACATGGAAGCGTTACTGGCCAAAGCGAGAGGGCTTGAAGAAGAAGGGATATCTTCCTGGATTTATTCGGGGGCTTATTCTATCCCCAATCCTACCCTTACCGGCAGTCTTCGTTCAGACATAGTTCTTATTGACAAGGTAATTGGCGGCAAAATTGCAATAGTGGACCACCGTTCCTCGCAGCCGACTTTACAGGAACTTGCCCGTCTGGCGGCTGAGGCGAGGGTGGGAGGTATGCTTTCTGGCAAAGCAGGCGTTCTTCATCTGCACGTAGGGGATGGAAAGCGCAAATTGGATTGGCTTTTTGACATTGCTGCCCAAACCGAGATCCCCATAACTCAGTTTACGCCAACTCACCTCAATAAAAATAAAGAATTGTTGATGGAAGGCATTAAGTTTGCTAAAGCAGGAGGCATGCTGGATATAACAACCAGTAGTCCGGCAGTAGCTCCGCAGCGTGTTCAACCGCCGGAAGCGGTCAAGTTATGTATCGAGGCTGGAGTTCCCCTTGATAGGATTACTATGAGTTCGGATGGGAATGGCAGTATGCCTGCGTTTAATGAAAAAGGGGAGTTAATAGGTCTGATCGCCGCGTCGCCCCGTAGTACTTACGAAGCTCTTCGCAATATAGTTAAAACAGGCATATTGCCTTTGGAAGATGCGCTGAAGTTTATTACCGTCAATCCAGCGAGATCCTTAAAATTGCCTAACAAGGGAAAAATTCAAGCCGGATACGACGCCGATATAGTAGTACTGGACAAGGATTTATATATCCGTCATGTATTTGCTAAGGGACGCTGTATGGTTAGTGAGTATAAGGCGGTAGTAAAGGGGACTTTTGAAAAATAA
- the cuyB gene encoding cysteate racemase, whose translation MRTVGILGGMGPMATADLFIKIIQNTPARSDQEHIPIIIYNNPQIPSRIDAILQHAESPRSELIRSAVFLEQAGADFIAMPCNTAHYWYNDIQQAINIPLINMIDLTVDYIADKYPHAAVSPIMLLATAATVKVGLYQQRFAARGMEILVPTAQEQQIISQAIDAVKAGTINENPYLDALRQFMTDYSQNGVIAFIAGCTEIPLLFAHIAGNFDKIDPTLLLAQEVVRRALSSEHA comes from the coding sequence ATGCGTACCGTAGGTATACTTGGGGGCATGGGCCCGATGGCGACAGCTGACTTATTTATCAAGATCATTCAGAACACTCCAGCCCGTAGTGATCAGGAACATATTCCCATAATTATCTATAACAATCCCCAGATTCCCTCTCGTATTGACGCTATTTTACAACATGCCGAAAGCCCTCGCTCGGAATTGATCCGTTCCGCAGTTTTTTTGGAACAGGCCGGCGCGGATTTTATCGCTATGCCGTGTAACACAGCGCATTACTGGTATAACGACATCCAGCAAGCAATCAACATTCCCCTTATCAATATGATTGACCTTACGGTCGATTATATTGCCGACAAATATCCCCACGCAGCCGTTTCCCCGATCATGCTGCTAGCCACGGCAGCTACGGTGAAGGTCGGGCTTTACCAGCAGCGTTTTGCTGCAAGGGGTATGGAGATTTTGGTGCCCACCGCCCAAGAGCAGCAAATCATTTCCCAGGCCATCGATGCTGTAAAGGCTGGTACAATTAACGAAAATCCCTATTTAGACGCTCTCCGACAGTTCATGACAGACTATAGCCAAAACGGCGTCATTGCCTTCATTGCCGGTTGCACGGAAATACCACTGCTGTTTGCCCATATTGCCGGCAACTTTGACAAAATTGATCCTACGCTGCTACTTGCCCAAGAAGTTGTGCGTCGCGCCCTCTCAAGTGAACACGCCTAA
- the rd gene encoding rubredoxin, which yields MNKWECTVCGYVYDEAAGDPDHGIAPGTKFEDIPDDWVCPTCGVGKDMFEKK from the coding sequence ATGAACAAATGGGAATGCACGGTGTGCGGCTATGTATACGATGAGGCGGCCGGCGACCCCGACCATGGCATCGCCCCCGGCACAAAATTCGAGGACATCCCCGACGATTGGGTGTGTCCCACCTGCGGTGTCGGCAAGGATATGTTCGAGAAAAAATAG